From Halanaeroarchaeum sulfurireducens, a single genomic window includes:
- a CDS encoding Hsp20/alpha crystallin family protein: protein MSGLSDALVSLPEAVFADVLESDEAYLLIFDFPGVTRDGIQVTATGARLSIEARRQKDVPEDFWFREEGRALFLDVDVPVPPDAVGNQATARLDSGVLEITIPKVSEAATQVPIEE from the coding sequence ATGTCCGGACTCAGTGACGCGCTCGTTTCGTTACCGGAGGCCGTCTTCGCGGACGTGCTGGAATCGGACGAAGCCTACCTGTTGATCTTCGACTTTCCAGGCGTGACGCGGGACGGCATCCAGGTGACCGCCACGGGCGCTCGGCTCTCCATCGAGGCCCGCCGGCAAAAAGACGTCCCGGAGGACTTCTGGTTCCGGGAGGAGGGGCGTGCGCTCTTTCTCGACGTCGACGTTCCCGTGCCCCCCGACGCTGTCGGGAACCAGGCGACGGCACGCCTCGACTCCGGGGTCCTGGAGATCACGATCCCGAAAGTCTCGGAAGCAGCGACCCAGGTTCCAATCGAGGAGTAG
- a CDS encoding HAD family hydrolase yields MDPGSYDVWLLDLDGTLVDTEWSYVREVFDRVGDQMGRSFSDREAAVLWHGLGGTRNGHLHRWGVDPETFWSTFHANGDPETRAAATYLHDDATFVADLEVPVGVVTHSQPFLAGPVIDALDIGDWFDVVVSCSDEVGWKPDPAPVELTLDLLDVDPATSRGVLAGDGATDIGAAWNAGLDGIHVERHGPDRRGHCVLGDHRVRSFDTLWTNGGTDRGICPPRAYNSA; encoded by the coding sequence ATGGATCCCGGTTCGTACGACGTCTGGTTACTCGACCTCGACGGCACGCTCGTCGACACGGAGTGGTCGTACGTTCGCGAGGTCTTCGATCGGGTGGGCGATCAAATGGGCCGGTCGTTTTCCGACCGTGAGGCGGCGGTCCTCTGGCACGGTCTGGGTGGCACGCGTAACGGCCACCTGCACCGATGGGGTGTGGATCCCGAGACGTTCTGGTCGACGTTCCACGCGAACGGGGATCCGGAGACACGAGCGGCAGCCACTTACCTCCACGACGACGCCACGTTCGTGGCCGACCTCGAGGTTCCCGTCGGCGTTGTCACGCATTCCCAGCCGTTTCTCGCCGGCCCCGTCATCGACGCACTCGACATCGGGGACTGGTTCGACGTCGTGGTCTCGTGTTCTGACGAGGTGGGCTGGAAACCCGACCCCGCGCCCGTCGAACTGACCCTCGATCTCCTCGACGTCGACCCCGCCACGTCCCGGGGCGTACTCGCGGGGGACGGCGCGACCGACATCGGCGCCGCGTGGAACGCGGGTCTCGACGGGATTCACGTCGAGCGCCACGGCCCCGACCGTCGCGGCCACTGCGTGCTCGGTGATCACCGGGTCCGATCGTTCGATACCCTGTGGACGAACGGGGGCACCGACCGAGGCATCTGTCCGCCGAGGGCGTATAATTCGGCTTAA
- the lwrS gene encoding LWR-salt protein — translation MWARYVFAVTFRLEPTSGVSLEPDTFETRMMREADEPGEPGWRFFRDNLWRGAIADRDYFRDLTRDALGVTVLSVDYRAFETDEEYLAELRDAIASDLSAFNAESVDAVLNKYLGSTIEVR, via the coding sequence ATGTGGGCGCGGTACGTCTTCGCGGTCACGTTTCGACTCGAACCGACCAGTGGGGTGTCGCTCGAACCGGACACCTTCGAGACGCGAATGATGCGCGAGGCCGACGAGCCGGGCGAGCCTGGATGGCGGTTTTTCCGGGACAATCTCTGGCGGGGAGCGATCGCCGACCGAGACTACTTTCGGGACCTCACTCGGGATGCGCTCGGGGTCACGGTGCTTTCCGTCGACTACCGGGCCTTCGAGACGGACGAGGAGTACCTCGCGGAACTTCGTGACGCCATCGCCTCAGACCTCTCCGCGTTCAATGCCGAGTCCGTCGACGCGGTTCTGAACAAGTACCTCGGGAGCACCATCGAGGTTCGGTAA
- the hemA gene encoding glutamyl-tRNA reductase, whose protein sequence is MNRHATLVTGARVSHEDANVCDLEAVRRETERDLLAELRTQSAVREAFALQTCHRVEAYVVTASAESGRAALGDAGFGPEEAHVMDHEESIRHLMRVAAGLESVIVGEDQIIGQVRDAYDNATTAGTLGPILDEAILKAIRVGERARTETSINDGVVSLGSAAVRLADTEHGLSGATATVVGIGEMGTLSTVSLDSSDVGELYVANRTPDRAREIVDVHEVDATVLGLDDLDGHLPETDVLVTATGARTPVVETDMLAGADQVYCMDLGQPRDIAPNADDLPNVTVRNLDDLEEVTQQTRSQRAAAAEAVREIIDEEFDRLIEQFKRKRADEVIGAMYDSADRIKSREMEMALSKLEARGSLTDEQREVIDAFADSLVSQLLAAPTRALRDAAAEDDWSTIATAIRLFDPEFDGEQSLHTELISEFATEDSPARSTTGESDD, encoded by the coding sequence GTGAACCGACACGCGACGCTCGTGACCGGGGCGAGAGTGAGCCACGAGGACGCAAACGTCTGCGATCTGGAAGCGGTCAGGCGGGAGACTGAACGCGACCTCCTCGCCGAACTCCGGACGCAGTCGGCCGTCAGGGAAGCCTTCGCCCTTCAGACGTGTCACAGGGTCGAGGCATACGTCGTCACAGCCTCGGCCGAATCCGGTCGGGCGGCCCTGGGCGACGCCGGATTCGGTCCCGAGGAGGCTCACGTCATGGACCACGAGGAGAGCATCCGCCATCTCATGCGCGTCGCTGCCGGCCTCGAATCGGTTATCGTGGGCGAGGATCAGATCATCGGGCAGGTCCGGGACGCCTACGACAACGCCACGACGGCCGGGACCCTCGGACCCATTCTGGACGAGGCGATTCTCAAGGCCATTCGCGTGGGAGAGCGGGCCCGGACGGAGACGAGCATCAACGACGGCGTCGTCTCGCTCGGGTCGGCGGCCGTGCGGCTGGCGGATACAGAACACGGACTGTCGGGTGCGACCGCCACGGTGGTCGGTATCGGCGAGATGGGAACCCTCTCGACCGTCTCTCTCGACAGCAGCGACGTCGGGGAGCTATACGTGGCCAACCGCACACCCGACCGCGCCCGGGAAATCGTCGACGTTCACGAGGTCGACGCCACGGTCCTCGGTCTCGACGACCTCGACGGGCACCTCCCCGAAACGGACGTGCTCGTGACGGCGACGGGGGCTCGAACGCCAGTGGTCGAAACGGACATGCTCGCCGGCGCGGACCAGGTGTACTGCATGGACCTGGGGCAGCCACGGGACATTGCCCCCAACGCGGACGACCTTCCGAACGTCACCGTCCGGAACCTCGACGACCTGGAGGAGGTGACCCAGCAAACCAGATCCCAGCGGGCAGCCGCCGCGGAGGCGGTCCGGGAGATCATCGACGAGGAATTCGACCGCCTGATCGAGCAGTTCAAACGAAAGCGTGCGGACGAGGTCATCGGGGCGATGTACGACAGCGCCGACCGGATCAAAAGCCGAGAGATGGAGATGGCGCTCTCGAAACTCGAAGCCAGGGGATCGCTGACCGACGAGCAGCGCGAGGTAATCGACGCGTTCGCGGATTCGCTCGTCTCCCAATTACTCGCCGCGCCCACGCGGGCGCTCCGCGATGCTGCAGCGGAGGACGACTGGTCGACCATCGCGACGGCCATCCGGCTGTTCGATCCGGAGTTCGACGGCGAGCAATCCCTCCACACCGAACTGATCTCCGAGTTCGCGACCGAGGATTCGCCGGCCCGATCCACCACCGGCGAGTCCGACGACTAG
- a CDS encoding DUF5778 family protein codes for MTRSVAWFMTDADDDLYAEAVALLEPGDITLQGVVVHTDFPQSEEPAMDDATRRIGEAIAEVVADEDAYIYAGDDDSRFAAGQFQGRRLSDDEFVWECQQLLRDGTFDLVFYWEATDEQDAVVDAIEDLGFDAVPVTEDGYSV; via the coding sequence ATGACCCGGAGTGTAGCCTGGTTCATGACCGATGCGGACGACGATCTGTACGCGGAGGCGGTAGCGTTGCTCGAACCGGGGGACATCACGTTGCAGGGGGTAGTCGTCCACACGGATTTTCCCCAGTCCGAGGAGCCGGCGATGGACGACGCAACCCGCCGGATCGGCGAGGCGATCGCCGAGGTCGTCGCCGACGAGGACGCTTACATTTACGCCGGCGACGACGACTCCCGCTTTGCCGCCGGCCAGTTCCAGGGTCGGCGACTGAGCGACGACGAGTTCGTGTGGGAGTGTCAGCAACTCCTGCGCGATGGCACCTTCGATCTGGTCTTTTACTGGGAGGCCACGGACGAGCAGGACGCGGTGGTCGACGCCATCGAGGATCTCGGGTTCGATGCCGTCCCGGTCACCGAAGACGGGTACTCCGTCTGA
- the uppS gene encoding polyprenyl diphosphate synthase, which translates to MREWLRAQFRSVYERVLRREISGAPSHVAVIQDGNRRYARERGDDTATGHRVGAETTERVLDWCAELGVDELTLYAFSTENFNRPPDEREHLFDLIEEKLYQFADADRVHEERVRVRAIGDTDRLPERVQQAIDYAEAQTAGYDALTLNVAVAYGGRAELLQAAREIGSAVDRGDLDPADVTAETVEARLYDGAVRDVDLIVRTGGDERTSNFLPWHANGNEAAAFFCTPYWPEFSKIDFLRAIRTYEAREVSWRRTRAKRALALVRALGGEVKEARRVLDRFRDYLPDAVEDEPTEQQPAD; encoded by the coding sequence ATGCGGGAATGGCTCCGAGCACAGTTCAGATCCGTCTACGAGCGGGTCCTTCGCCGTGAGATATCGGGAGCGCCGTCCCACGTCGCCGTCATTCAGGACGGGAACCGCCGATACGCCCGCGAGCGGGGAGACGACACGGCGACCGGACACCGTGTCGGCGCGGAGACGACCGAACGCGTCCTCGACTGGTGTGCGGAACTCGGGGTCGACGAACTCACGCTGTATGCCTTCTCGACGGAGAACTTCAACCGACCACCGGACGAACGCGAACACCTCTTCGATCTGATCGAGGAGAAGCTCTATCAGTTCGCGGACGCCGACCGGGTCCACGAGGAGCGGGTCCGCGTCCGTGCCATCGGCGACACGGATCGCCTCCCCGAGCGGGTCCAGCAGGCCATCGACTACGCCGAAGCCCAGACAGCCGGGTACGACGCCCTCACCCTCAACGTGGCCGTCGCCTACGGGGGGCGGGCGGAGTTGCTCCAGGCGGCTCGCGAGATCGGGTCCGCCGTCGACCGCGGGGATCTCGACCCGGCGGACGTGACCGCCGAAACGGTGGAGGCGCGGCTCTACGATGGCGCGGTCCGCGACGTCGACCTCATCGTCCGAACCGGGGGCGACGAACGGACGAGCAACTTCCTCCCCTGGCACGCCAATGGCAACGAGGCCGCCGCCTTCTTCTGTACGCCCTACTGGCCCGAATTCTCGAAAATCGATTTCCTGCGGGCGATCCGGACCTACGAGGCGAGGGAGGTGTCGTGGCGGCGGACGCGTGCGAAGCGCGCGCTGGCGCTCGTTCGGGCACTCGGTGGGGAGGTCAAGGAAGCGCGACGCGTACTCGATCGGTTCAGGGACTATCTCCCGGACGCCGTCGAGGACGAGCCGACCGAACAGCAACCGGCGGATTGA
- a CDS encoding undecaprenyl diphosphate synthase family protein has translation MGLYERYLAIRLRRTAGDPPEHVALIITERDLLEQGAYETLERFVAWAFEYGAERVTIYVSVLDETVVDTLERELAGLSFPRPVAIRGPSDTEPAEEPIRISLGLGGKHEFATAVRRIAEDVDAGALDPAAVDESDIEERLVFGEEPDLVIKTGEERLSDFMIWQSVYSELYFTDVNWRDFRERDYIRAVQEYENRQRRFGR, from the coding sequence GTGGGACTGTACGAACGGTACCTCGCCATTCGGCTCCGCCGCACCGCTGGCGACCCGCCCGAACACGTCGCTCTCATCATCACCGAACGCGACCTGCTGGAACAGGGGGCGTACGAGACCCTCGAGCGGTTCGTCGCCTGGGCGTTCGAGTACGGCGCAGAGCGGGTCACGATCTACGTGAGCGTGCTGGACGAGACGGTCGTGGACACGCTCGAACGTGAACTCGCCGGGCTGTCGTTCCCCCGTCCGGTGGCCATCCGTGGGCCATCCGATACCGAGCCCGCGGAGGAGCCGATTCGGATCAGCCTCGGCCTCGGTGGCAAACACGAGTTCGCGACGGCCGTTCGCCGGATCGCCGAGGACGTCGACGCCGGCGCGCTCGATCCTGCGGCCGTCGACGAGAGCGATATCGAAGAGCGCCTCGTTTTCGGCGAGGAGCCCGACCTCGTCATCAAGACCGGCGAGGAGCGCCTCTCGGATTTCATGATCTGGCAGTCGGTCTACTCGGAACTCTACTTCACGGACGTCAACTGGCGGGACTTTCGGGAACGCGATTACATCAGGGCCGTCCAGGAGTACGAGAACCGTCAGCGGCGGTTTGGTCGGTGA
- a CDS encoding DUF92 domain-containing protein, with protein MNRPLRRTAAFSLVSLLSLAAGVFEEFAAVPFVVVAIGAAFLSEGGLFDVFATRRDRGEETLYTLIAFGLTGAGLGILVPTFDLPVPVFAATMLSVGFGDLGRRLVLAVRESTVAGVGGYVTVGGTAAFAGQVLTEFLQGVLSPGAFPEFLFVASSAALLGALFRSVFTGREDPLALMTIALSLWLFADLAVAVSWERIVVALAIAALFGYVSFALETASVPGMLTGVFLSLLAVVLGGYSWFAVLIAFFAIGALSTKYRYDEKLERGVAEPNKGARGTGNVLGNSLAALVALLLFAAHARLPLPSEAFALAFAGSVATALADTLSSEVGGLYDNPRLVTTLRPVEPGTDGAITWQGEVAGLAGAAIIAAMTVVLFDYSPVFGLVVVAAGFVGMTADSLAGATIEGAIVTNQVVNFIATTVGGVAGGLLYLLAFA; from the coding sequence GTGAATCGCCCGCTACGCCGAACGGCGGCGTTCTCGCTCGTCTCGCTGCTGTCACTCGCTGCCGGGGTGTTCGAGGAGTTCGCAGCCGTGCCGTTCGTCGTCGTGGCCATCGGCGCCGCGTTTCTCTCCGAGGGCGGACTGTTCGACGTCTTCGCCACTCGCCGCGATCGTGGAGAGGAGACGCTCTACACACTCATCGCGTTCGGTCTCACGGGCGCCGGTCTCGGCATCCTGGTCCCCACGTTCGACCTCCCGGTTCCGGTGTTCGCCGCGACGATGCTCTCCGTCGGCTTCGGGGATCTGGGTCGGCGGCTCGTCCTCGCGGTGCGCGAGTCGACCGTCGCCGGCGTCGGGGGATACGTCACCGTCGGCGGCACCGCCGCGTTCGCCGGTCAGGTCCTCACAGAGTTCCTTCAGGGGGTCCTCTCGCCGGGTGCGTTCCCCGAGTTCCTCTTCGTGGCGTCGAGCGCCGCGTTGCTCGGGGCCCTGTTCCGCTCGGTGTTCACTGGGCGGGAGGACCCGCTGGCACTGATGACCATCGCGCTGTCCCTGTGGCTGTTCGCGGACCTGGCCGTGGCCGTAAGCTGGGAGCGGATCGTCGTCGCCCTGGCCATCGCCGCGCTCTTCGGATACGTCTCCTTCGCGCTGGAAACGGCCTCGGTTCCCGGCATGCTCACCGGTGTCTTCCTTTCGCTGCTCGCCGTCGTGCTGGGGGGGTATAGCTGGTTCGCCGTCCTCATCGCCTTTTTCGCCATCGGCGCCCTCTCCACGAAATACCGCTACGATGAGAAACTCGAACGGGGCGTCGCTGAACCCAACAAAGGGGCACGGGGGACCGGCAACGTCCTCGGAAACTCCCTGGCAGCACTCGTGGCGCTCCTGCTGTTTGCGGCCCACGCCCGATTGCCGTTGCCGAGCGAAGCGTTCGCCCTCGCATTTGCCGGCAGCGTCGCCACTGCACTCGCGGATACGCTCTCAAGCGAAGTTGGTGGCCTCTACGATAACCCGCGTCTCGTCACCACCTTGCGGCCGGTTGAACCGGGGACCGACGGAGCGATCACCTGGCAGGGGGAGGTCGCCGGTCTCGCGGGGGCGGCAATCATCGCGGCGATGACCGTCGTCCTGTTCGACTACTCTCCGGTGTTCGGGCTGGTCGTGGTCGCGGCCGGGTTCGTCGGTATGACGGCCGACAGCCTGGCCGGTGCGACAATCGAGGGGGCGATCGTCACCAACCAGGTCGTGAACTTCATCGCGACGACGGTCGGCGGCGTCGCCGGTGGCCTCCTCTATCTTCTCGCGTTCGCCTGA
- the dnaG gene encoding DNA primase DnaG — MEDTAKYLIHADFLADGVVERSDVVGAVFGQTEGLLGDDLDIRGLQQSSKLGRIDVEVHHESGQSVGEITIASSLDRVETATLAAALEAIERIGPSHAAVEVGRIEDVRAAKRRGVVDRAKELLATAFDEGVMDSDAILDEVRESIRVEDITEYAGYPAGPNVETSDAIIVVEGRSDVLTLLKYGVKNAIAVEGTNVPEAVADLTIDKTVTAFLDGDRGGDLIRRELAQVGDLDYVAVAPDDKSVEDLSRSEVDVALRNKEPAETYEGSDAEAAITDGSTTHASPVDVSARNSGDVAAERNSGDVASETPTTAAENASGGAQAAGSSSEGDPPASGAGTAQPMAVGETLADHVAAVVGSDRTRLLDESMVVIEEASSADGFETLCDAETVPHVVVLDGEVTQRLVDLAAQRGVAEIVGTDRGTFVKQPTSVRVRTREDISS, encoded by the coding sequence ATGGAGGACACGGCGAAATATCTGATTCACGCCGATTTCCTCGCCGATGGCGTCGTCGAACGGAGCGACGTTGTCGGCGCGGTCTTCGGTCAGACGGAGGGCCTGCTCGGGGACGACCTCGACATCCGCGGCCTCCAGCAATCCTCGAAGCTGGGGCGCATCGACGTCGAGGTCCACCACGAGAGCGGTCAGTCCGTCGGTGAGATCACCATCGCCAGCAGCCTCGACCGGGTGGAGACGGCGACGCTCGCGGCGGCCCTGGAGGCCATCGAGCGCATCGGGCCGTCCCATGCCGCGGTCGAGGTCGGGCGTATCGAGGACGTTCGGGCGGCCAAACGACGGGGTGTCGTCGATCGCGCGAAGGAACTCCTCGCGACGGCGTTCGACGAGGGCGTCATGGACAGCGACGCCATCCTCGACGAGGTGCGAGAGAGCATCCGCGTCGAAGATATCACGGAGTACGCCGGGTATCCCGCCGGGCCGAACGTCGAGACGAGCGACGCCATCATCGTCGTCGAGGGGCGGTCCGACGTTCTCACCCTGTTGAAGTACGGTGTCAAGAACGCAATCGCCGTCGAGGGAACGAACGTCCCCGAGGCGGTGGCCGACCTCACCATCGACAAGACGGTCACGGCGTTTCTCGACGGGGACCGCGGCGGCGATTTGATCCGGCGCGAACTCGCCCAGGTCGGCGACCTCGATTACGTCGCCGTCGCACCGGATGACAAGTCCGTCGAAGACCTCTCCCGGTCCGAGGTGGACGTCGCTCTCCGGAACAAGGAACCGGCCGAAACGTACGAGGGCTCCGACGCCGAAGCCGCGATCACCGACGGGAGTACGACGCACGCCTCGCCGGTCGACGTGTCGGCACGGAACAGCGGGGATGTCGCCGCAGAGAGGAACTCTGGAGATGTCGCCTCGGAAACTCCCACGACGGCCGCCGAAAATGCATCGGGAGGTGCACAGGCTGCCGGTAGTTCGTCGGAGGGGGACCCACCTGCGAGCGGGGCTGGGACCGCACAACCAATGGCCGTCGGTGAGACACTCGCGGACCACGTGGCCGCGGTCGTCGGCTCGGATCGCACTCGACTCCTGGACGAGTCCATGGTCGTCATCGAGGAGGCATCATCGGCGGACGGCTTCGAGACGCTCTGCGATGCGGAGACCGTCCCGCACGTTGTGGTATTGGACGGCGAGGTCACCCAGCGGCTCGTCGACCTCGCCGCCCAGCGCGGCGTTGCCGAGATCGTGGGCACCGACCGTGGAACGTTCGTCAAACAGCCGACGAGCGTGCGCGTCCGGACTCGTGAGGATATCTCTTCGTAG
- a CDS encoding DUF3311 domain-containing protein, protein MDLRTLAWVAVFALLPALAIPWFLWGSSRVFAGLPVWLWWHIGWMVLAAVVFRAFTRRAWGLGITTDRSSDGTAGRSGGEKP, encoded by the coding sequence ATGGACCTTCGCACGTTGGCATGGGTCGCGGTCTTCGCCCTGCTGCCGGCGCTGGCGATCCCCTGGTTCCTCTGGGGATCGAGCCGGGTGTTCGCCGGACTTCCCGTCTGGCTCTGGTGGCACATCGGCTGGATGGTACTGGCCGCCGTCGTGTTCCGTGCGTTCACACGCCGCGCCTGGGGGCTCGGAATTACAACCGACCGTTCGAGTGACGGCACCGCCGGCCGATCGGGAGGTGAAAAGCCGTGA